Proteins found in one Syntrophobacterales bacterium genomic segment:
- the nusG gene encoding transcription termination/antitermination protein NusG, translated as MTVEAAEKKWYVVHTYSGYEQKVKEALEDVIKTANMDDYFGEIIVPSEVIMERVKGNIKKSQRTVFPGYIIVNMLMNNDTWYLVRSTPKVTGFVGYDKMNPPPLPDKEVKDIIYAIQEGKGKIRPKIRFEKGDTIKVTEGPFMNFTGTVEEIKPEKGKVKVLLNIFGRTTPVELDFIQIEKT; from the coding sequence ATGACTGTGGAAGCAGCAGAAAAGAAATGGTACGTTGTCCACACCTATTCTGGCTATGAACAGAAAGTGAAAGAGGCCTTGGAAGATGTTATCAAGACGGCCAACATGGATGATTATTTCGGAGAAATAATTGTTCCATCCGAAGTAATTATGGAGAGGGTGAAAGGTAATATCAAGAAATCCCAGAGGACGGTTTTTCCCGGTTATATCATTGTGAACATGCTAATGAACAACGATACCTGGTATCTGGTCCGGAGCACTCCAAAGGTAACCGGTTTCGTAGGATACGATAAGATGAATCCCCCTCCTTTACCTGATAAAGAAGTGAAGGATATTATCTATGCAATCCAGGAAGGCAAAGGAAAGATCAGGCCGAAGATACGCTTCGAAAAAGGTGACACCATCAAGGTGACGGAAGGGCCCTTTATGAATTTCACCGGCACGGTGGAAGAGATAAAGCCCGAGAAAGGAAAAGTAAAAGTACTCCTCAACATCTTCGGCAGGACCACGCCGGTAGAACTGGATTTTATACAGATTGAAAAAACGTAA
- the rplK gene encoding 50S ribosomal protein L11 has product MAKKVVAMVKLQLQAGQATPSPPVGPALGQHGVNIMEFCKAFNEKTKSQEGTVIPAHITIFSDRTFTFVTKTPPATFLIKREAKLAKGASNPKKEVAGSITKSQVREIAQLKMQDLNAKDMEGAVKIIEGSARSMGLEVVEG; this is encoded by the coding sequence ATGGCGAAAAAAGTTGTTGCTATGGTGAAATTGCAGTTGCAAGCAGGTCAGGCAACCCCTTCACCGCCTGTTGGGCCGGCCCTTGGCCAGCACGGTGTTAATATAATGGAATTCTGCAAGGCTTTTAATGAAAAGACGAAAAGCCAGGAAGGTACGGTTATCCCGGCTCACATTACCATTTTTTCCGACAGAACCTTCACCTTTGTGACCAAGACGCCTCCCGCGACGTTTCTTATTAAAAGAGAGGCAAAACTGGCGAAAGGCGCGAGCAATCCAAAAAAAGAAGTGGCGGGCAGTATCACGAAATCACAGGTAAGAGAGATTGCCCAGTTGAAGATGCAGGATCTCAATGCGAAGGATATGGAGGGAGCCGTTAAGATTATTGAAGGCTCTGCGAGGAGTATGGGGCTTGAAGTAGTGGAAGGATAA
- the rplA gene encoding 50S ribosomal protein L1 — protein sequence MAKEAKKYAEAKQKVDREKRYMMDEAMDLLPGICYAKFDETVELALRLGVDPRHADQMVRGSVVLPNGLGKKVRVLVFAKGQKEKEAEEAGADFIGAEDLIDKIQKGWTDFDKTIATPDMMGQVSKLGKILGPRGLMPNPKVGTVTFEIGKTVKEMKAGRVEFRVDKAGNLHIPVGKVSFGKEKLLENVNSLIDAVIRLKPPSSKGTYIKGIAVSTTMSPGIKVDPAYARSLTR from the coding sequence ATGGCAAAGGAAGCTAAGAAGTATGCGGAGGCCAAACAGAAAGTAGACAGGGAGAAGAGGTACATGATGGATGAGGCCATGGACCTACTGCCTGGAATCTGCTATGCAAAATTTGATGAGACGGTGGAGTTGGCGCTGCGTTTGGGAGTTGATCCGCGACACGCCGACCAGATGGTAAGAGGAAGCGTGGTCCTGCCCAACGGTTTGGGCAAGAAAGTGCGGGTCCTTGTTTTCGCTAAAGGACAAAAAGAAAAGGAAGCCGAAGAAGCCGGTGCGGATTTTATCGGTGCCGAAGATCTGATCGACAAAATTCAAAAAGGTTGGACTGATTTTGACAAAACTATCGCTACGCCCGATATGATGGGCCAGGTGAGTAAGCTCGGCAAGATCCTTGGTCCGCGTGGGCTTATGCCGAACCCGAAGGTGGGCACGGTTACCTTTGAGATAGGCAAAACCGTGAAGGAAATGAAGGCAGGCAGAGTAGAGTTCAGAGTTGACAAGGCCGGCAATCTTCACATTCCTGTGGGAAAAGTAAGTTTCGGGAAAGAAAAACTGCTAGAGAACGTAAATTCACTTATTGACGCCGTTATTAGGCTCAAGCCTCCTTCCAGCAAAGGAACCTATATAAAAGGCATTGCCGTCTCCACTACAATGAGTCCCGGAATAAAAGTCGACCCTGCTTATGCGCGGAGTCTGACGAGATAG
- the rplJ gene encoding 50S ribosomal protein L10, with product MERQKKEQVVEELGAKLKELNYMFLTEYSGMNVAQLTKLRRELRGVDAEFSVVKNSLLRIASEGTKAEALKDRFAGPNAIICINKDPTSTAKVIAGLSKEMPNLKLKAGYLGDRAISVEEILKLATLPSREALIGQLMGLLQGMPQRLVYVLSGNLNKLMWTLNAIKTKKEEAA from the coding sequence TTGGAAAGACAAAAAAAAGAGCAAGTAGTTGAAGAACTCGGCGCTAAGCTTAAAGAGTTGAACTACATGTTCCTCACGGAGTACAGCGGTATGAACGTCGCTCAGTTGACCAAGCTTAGGCGAGAACTGAGGGGCGTGGATGCCGAGTTCAGCGTGGTCAAGAACAGCCTTCTGAGGATCGCGTCGGAAGGTACTAAGGCCGAAGCCCTGAAGGATCGGTTTGCCGGTCCCAACGCGATTATCTGCATCAATAAGGACCCCACGAGCACCGCAAAAGTGATCGCAGGGTTGTCGAAAGAGATGCCGAATTTGAAGCTCAAGGCGGGTTACCTTGGAGACAGGGCGATAAGCGTCGAAGAGATCCTGAAGCTCGCGACGCTGCCGTCAAGAGAGGCGCTTATTGGCCAACTAATGGGACTGTTGCAGGGTATGCCGCAACGGCTCGTTTATGTGCTGTCAGGCAATCTTAATAAGCTTATGTGGACGTTGAATGCGATAAAAACCAAAAAAGAAGAAGCAGCGTAA
- the rplL gene encoding 50S ribosomal protein L7/L12, whose amino-acid sequence MGATKEEVIQFIENMTVLELSDFIKALEEKFGVSAAMPVMAAAAGASVAAAAATPAEEQTEFNVILTGYDADKKIQVIKVVRQITSLGLKEAKDLVEGVPKPVKEAVSKDEAANIKKMLEEVSGQIKVE is encoded by the coding sequence ATGGGCGCTACAAAAGAAGAGGTAATACAGTTTATCGAGAACATGACGGTTCTTGAACTTTCCGATTTCATAAAGGCGTTGGAGGAGAAGTTTGGGGTATCTGCAGCAATGCCCGTGATGGCCGCTGCAGCAGGAGCGTCGGTAGCCGCCGCCGCAGCCACACCGGCAGAAGAACAGACAGAGTTTAACGTGATCCTGACAGGGTATGATGCAGATAAGAAGATCCAGGTGATCAAGGTCGTAAGGCAGATCACAAGCTTGGGTCTCAAGGAAGCAAAGGACTTGGTCGAGGGCGTGCCCAAACCAGTAAAAGAAGCCGTTTCAAAGGACGAAGCAGCCAATATCAAGAAGATGCTTGAAGAGGTAAGCGGCCAGATAAAAGTAGAGTAG